AACATCGTTTCTGCACAcattatttcgtttttaatttctcatttaattttaaaggaaaaaatcccCTTCGATTATTTGTTGGGGGCATCTTATAAGGGCATTCCAATAGCAACCCTAACTAGCCACTTTTTATTCCGCTCGAATAAATTTGCAAATGTTTTTTACCTGTACgacagaaaggaaaaaaaggattatgGTGACAAGACACTCATTGTGGGGAACTTGGACGAAGCGGTTAATAGCGAAGTACACAATGCAAAGGATGatgaaagtgaaaaaaaagtaatcatAATTGACGACGTCTTTACATGTGGCACTGCTTTGACGGAAATAATAAACAAGCTAAAGTCATACCCCAACTTGAGGGTCGTCGCTCTCATCGTTTTACTTAACCGAAATGAGTACGAACTGAATGAGCAGAATGAAAAGGTGTACTTTAAGGATTTGTTTGAGCAGAAACTGAACGTCCCTCTTTACAGCATTCTCAGTTACAACGAGGACCTGGAGCCCCTCATGGGGTAGGCGTCGAACCGTTGATCATCTCTCTCGCGCTGTTGGCGTCGAACCGTTGGTCATCTCTCTCGCGG
The sequence above is drawn from the Plasmodium cynomolgi strain B DNA, chromosome 10, whole genome shotgun sequence genome and encodes:
- a CDS encoding orotate phosphoribosyltransferase (putative), yielding MEEVKSMNQTNYLSDEDLHKKYIQLRECIELEKDDMNNCHVKEMKKLLITALLKYNAIKFGDFILKSKRKSKYFFSSGVLNNIVSAHIISFLISHLILKEKIPFDYLLGASYKGIPIATLTSHFLFRSNKFANVFYLYDRKEKKDYGDKTLIVGNLDEAVNSEVHNAKDDESEKKVIIIDDVFTCGTALTEIINKLKSYPNLRVVALIVLLNRNEYELNEQNEKVYFKDLFEQKLNVPLYSILSYNEDLEPLM